Proteins from one Bacteroidota bacterium genomic window:
- a CDS encoding SRPBCC family protein, which translates to MMTKPLTAIITININADSEVVWKALTDPELIKQYFFGTQVETDWKKGSPIYFHGEWEGKKYEDKGTILDIQPGKFIKYNYWSSMSGTPDIPDNYANISYELISKNNITTLTIIQDGIKTEANKTHSEQNWLTVMGGMKKLVETK; encoded by the coding sequence ATGATGACAAAACCATTGACAGCAATAATCACAATCAACATCAATGCCGATTCGGAGGTAGTCTGGAAAGCGTTAACCGATCCCGAATTGATCAAACAATATTTTTTCGGTACGCAGGTTGAAACAGACTGGAAAAAAGGAAGTCCTATCTACTTCCACGGTGAATGGGAAGGGAAGAAATATGAGGATAAAGGTACCATTCTCGATATCCAACCGGGAAAATTTATAAAGTATAATTATTGGAGCTCAATGTCCGGAACTCCGGATATTCCTGATAATTATGCGAACATCAGCTACGAATTGATATCGAAAAATAATATTACCACCCTCACCATTATACAAGATGGTATCAAAACGGAAGCAAACAAAACCCATAGCGAACAAAATTGGCTTACGGTCATGGGTGGAATGAAAAAATTAGTGGAAACAAAATAG